The sequence aactcttgattttggctctggtcatgatctcatggtttgtgggatcagaCCCCGCGTCGGGATCCAtgctgttaatgcagagcctgattaggattcatCCTTAGatgaacctcttttttttctctctcctctctttctgctccttctcccacttgctcgctctctctcaaaataagtaaataaacattaaaaaataataataaataaataaattataggcaGGAATGATGAAAAGGACATAGTCAAAAGTACTCTGAAATACTTAAATGTATTTGAGTATGGAACAAGTACTCCCGAAGATAgattaaagcaagaaaaagagaccAAGAGAGTCAGGCTCATTGGACCAAAAACTATCTTGAGAGAATTCGAGACAAGATTATAAACTAGCCCAGACCGTTTcctattttttctataaatttctggagcagttttttaaaaactacggTAACAAGTTCTAGAAATGAACTGTATTGCAAATTGtatattaaaagataattaaatagGAAGAAGAGtacatttctgaaaatttatcTACTAAGAGTCTTGTGCTGAGAGTAATGACAGCATAATAGAATTTCTGGGCATGTTTGAAAAGGGTTCTCAAGCATCAAAACTCAAGTTGCAATTTGCTCCAGTAACAATAGTGTGATGATCATTCTCGTGAAGAGTGGCTCCTGTCATAGAAGACCCCAGAGAATTAGAATGACGTCTTGAAAAGCTCCAGTGAAATCCACTTAAGACACTGAGAATGGAATTTAGTTTGTGAATCTTTCCTTCATTATTCCAGAGTTCCCCATAAATTGGGAAGAGAAACCAGTGAGACTGGTAAACTATTTCAATACCTCTTTAATAACGCTCTGAATTTACACAATAGTATGAGTAATTACTGTGGATGTAAGATATGCAATGGTTCTTTATTCTCTCCACCATCATTAAGGCAAGGACAGAAGTAGGGATAAAGTTTCTCCACGAAAGTGCTACTGAAGGTGTAAATGTGGGTCATGGTTTTAGCATTGTAGAAGGACACCTGTCCTCCTTCATAATCCAGGTATATTCCCACCTTATTGAGGTTGTTAGTCAGTTTTAGACTGCATGACGGCAAATCTAGAGCCTTTAGATCAGTTTGGTTCCTTAGTCTTAAAAGCCAGAATCCTTGCTCAGGAGTTAGAGGACAGCTGCCCTTCCGAATGATGGATTCTCTGACGACTCCAACTGTCCATTTTGTCTTCTTTGACACATCCACTTCCCAGTACCACTTCCCAGTTGTGAAGCCTTTTGAGCCCAGCACAGCCACACTTGAGTCAAACCTCTCTGGATCATCAGGCATTACCTGCTTAATGTCACCATGCCACACACTGGTTTGGTTTTTGGAGAGCATCAGATTTGGGTGAGCTGTTTTAGGGTCCAGAGTTAATGGAGATAGGCctagtaataaaataaagcagggatAGGGAGAAAATGGATGACTATAAATTCCCCAAGTAAAAGACAGTATTTACACAGACACCAGTAATTTATCTTCCCATGTACATATACTCGTAGGCAGGTAATCacttaaatactttttattgttttataccCATGTGGCTGTATTCTAGATATCTTTTAATTTGTGGTAAAAATCTGACTTTACTCTGAACCAATTTATGctgtaacaaagaaaacaatacaaataatattaatatgttctaccaaatgtaagaaaatacaaatgctgATGGGATAAAAATTAGGTAAGTTTGTCCTGGGAGAACTTTCTAAGGACAAAAAGCATTTCAGTTATGATATAACATCTGTGAGATGTATTCTGGATGTATTGAgtaaacaaaggcaagaaaggaataACAACAGTAGCTTATGTGGGAGGGAAGGTAAGGGCTTGCCTGTTACAGGCAGGTAAGTCTGAGCTAACTGGTAAGGGTTTAGAGGACAGTGGTGAGAAGTTTACATTTGGCTTAATAGATAGTGGGACTTTTGAGATGTGGAGTGGTTTATGCCACTGCTATTCAGAGTGTTTGGTTACCAGTCTGGGACAAAATAGTACAGAAATTAAGAGTTAAGCTCTTAGAAATTTTCATAGCAATCTGACAGTAATTTTACGTCAGTTGAATCTAATAATTAAACAACCAGTCTTATACTTCgtaattttcttaaattccactttttCAGGTAATTAATTTATACTCTGTTCCACAAACACATCAGTCTATGACAGGTTGAGATTTTAAAACCtggtccttggggcacctggggcacctggctcaatTGATTGGGtttccaacttcggctaaggttGTGATCTGGCATTTTATGATTTTGAGCCCTGGACTCGTTGCTGTCAGTGCtgaagctgtcagcgcagagcccacttcagatcctctgttccccatcCTCGtggtccctcctccacttgctctctctctctctctctctctctctctctctctctctcaaaaataaataaacattaaaaaaaactggtcCTCATCACAGGCCATTTGATAAGCATTGGTTTAGACAAGTAAGTGGACAGCAGTATAAAAAGgaatttctaaatgaaaagatGTTGGAAGCATGTCagc comes from Panthera tigris isolate Pti1 chromosome B3, P.tigris_Pti1_mat1.1, whole genome shotgun sequence and encodes:
- the TRIM69 gene encoding E3 ubiquitin-protein ligase TRIM69 isoform X6 encodes the protein MQKDAIAAYKENKLHLQQHISLEFLKLHQFLHSKEKNILNELREEGKALNEDMELNLNQLQEQCLLAKEMLVSIQARMEQQDPFDFLKDITSLLDSLEQGTKVLIPRELISRKLNPGLYKGPIQYMMWREMQSSLSPGLSPLTLDPKTAHPNLMLSKNQTSVWHGDIKQVMPDDPERFDSSVAVLGSKGFTTGKWYWEVDVSKKTKWTVGVVRESIIRKGSCPLTPEQGFWLLRLRNQTDLKALDLPSCSLKLTNNLNKVGIYLDYEGGQVSFYNAKTMTHIYTFSSTFVEKLYPYFCPCLNDGGENKEPLHILHPQ